The Ovis canadensis isolate MfBH-ARS-UI-01 breed Bighorn chromosome 18, ARS-UI_OviCan_v2, whole genome shotgun sequence genome has a segment encoding these proteins:
- the ZNF839 gene encoding zinc finger protein 839 isoform X6, with the protein MPALAAIQPKPARPGPPPSGHCSAVGLSSQLLGAPPCVLSHHPQPPVRVFIQRPLPALRPVPVKTVLAAEPPSGWSTAAVRLSASDLPAVTSVSSSSARLFISSSQTKHTEKLKKSLKVKTRSGRISRPPKYKAKDYKFIKTEDLADGHPSDSDDYTELSVEEDEDQRGRQALFDLASCSLRPKTFKCQTCEKSYIGKGGLARHFKLNPGHGHLEPEMSPSEKANGSVIAGPAEGNTCSLAPRGPPTPALPVEEGAASAWRGLQNGQSVEVEEALVSEAKNGSFSALLGSERHPGPRRRGYSTEPSTAVLEQSGMAHPPVGAGATRSRARLQELLHQCDRDDLVGLALPRLAQVVTVYEFLLMKVEKGHLAKPLFPAVYKEFEELHKMVTKLCQDYLRSSGPCSQAPLEVNNSKVAESLGITEEFLRKREGYADCVPGKCTSPKEAPAELEGARPQKRADEIAEDGLASVKRTRRDAVPQDPTECPAEDGGLQRPALRAPAAGAGFAPGVNGGASPGPEESPATPAPKQEGSAAQAGHRLAALTGWAAQGGPVDPTALRQGALGRGSPVP; encoded by the exons ATGCCCGCGCTGGCCGCCATCCAGCCCAAGCCGGCCAGGCCGGGCCCGCCGCCCAGCGGGCACTGCAGCGCGGTGGGGCTCAGCTCTCAGCTGCTGGGGGCGCCGCCATGTGTCCTGAGTCACCACCCCCAGCCTCCTGTTCGAGTGTTCATACAGAGGCCGCTGCCTGCCCTCCGGCCAGTCCCTGTGAAGACAGTCTTGGCTGCCGAGCCGCCGAGTGGCTGGAGCACTGCAGCAGTCCGTCTGTCAGCCTCTGACCTGCCAGCAGTCACATCTGTTTCATCCAGTTCAGCACGTTTATTTATTTCCAGCTCGCAAACAAAACACACTGAGAAACTAAAGAAGTCTTTAAAAGTGAAAACACGTTCGGGACGGATATCTCGACCACCCAAGTATAAAGCTAAAGATTATAAATTCATCAAGACAGAGGATTTGGCCGATGGTCACCCATCTGACTCCGACGACTACACCGAACTGAGTGTGGAAGAAGATGAAGATCAGAGAGGGAGGCAGGCGCTCTTTGACTTGGCAAGCTGCTCCCTGAGGCCCAAAACTTTCAAGTGTCAGACATGTGAAAAGTCATACATAGGAAAGGGGGGGCTGGCCCGGCACTTTAAACTTAACCCAGGCCACGGCCACCTGGAGCCTGAGATGTCACCGTCTGAGAAAGCCAATGGGAGCGTGATCGCGGGCCCCGCAGAGGGCAACACCTGCAGCCTGGCGCCGCGGGGGCCGCCCACGCCCGCTCTGCCAGTTGAGGAAGGGGCTGCGTCAGCGTGGCGGGGCCTGCAG AATGGTCAGTCTGTGGAAGTTGAAGAAGCGCTGGTGTCTGAAGCAAAAAATGGAAGTTTTTCAGCCCTTTTGGGATCAGAGAGACATCCTGGACCTAGAAGAAGAGGCTACTCCACAGAGCCCAGCACAGCCGTCCTGGAGCAGAGCGGCATGGCTCACCCGCCAGTGGGTGCTGGGGCCACGAGGAGCAGGGCCAGGCTCCAGGAG CTTCTCCACCAGTGTGACCGGGACGATCTAGTGGGGTTGGCTCTGCCTCGGCTGGCTCAGGTCGTGACCGTGTATGAATTTCTTCTGATGAAG GTTGAAAAAGGTCATCTAGCAAAACCTCTCTTCCCAGCTGTATACAAGGAGTTTGAAGAGCTGCATAAAATGGTTACGAAACTGTGTCAAGATTACCTCCGCAGTTCCGGGCCCTGTTCTCAGGCGCCTCTGGAAGTAAACAACAGTAAG GTTGCCGAGTCCTTAGGAATCACAGAGGAGTTCCTAAGGAAAAGAGAAGGATATGCAGATTGTGTTCCCGGCAAGTGCACCAGCCCGAAGGAGGCCCCAGCGGAGCTGGAGGGAGCGCGTCCGCAGAAGAGGGCGGATGAG ATTGCAGAGGATGGGCTGGCCTCAGTGAAAAGGACCAGGAGAGACGCTGTGCCCCAGGACCCCACGGAGTGTCCTGCTGAAGACGGGGGCCTGCAGAGGCCTGCCCTGCGTGCCCCAGCTGCCGGTGCAG GTTTTGCCCCTGGAGTGAATGGGGGCGCCTCTCCCGGCCCCGAGGAAAGCCCCGCGACGCCGGCTCCCAAGCAAGAGGGCAGCGCGGCACAGGCAGGCCACCGGCTGGCAGCACTGACCGGTTGGGCAGCTCAGGGTGGGCCTGTAGACCCCACTGCCCTGCGCCAGGGTGCCCTAGGCcggggctcccctgtcccttag